GCGATAGGTGTAACCGTTGACCACATAGTCGGCGTCCGGTTTGAGATTGCGGGCGTTAAGCTCGGGAGACCAGTCGCCCTTGCTGCCGCCGTCCATCTCTATGCGCGGTCGCGCGGCGTCGGCGACATCGTCGGCATGGCGGGTGGCCTGGCTGGCGATATCGGTGCCTGCATCCACGACCTTTTCGCCGCCCCGCAGCGCACCCTTTGCCAGATCGCCGATGCCCGGCACCCAGCCGATCGCGGTAAGGCCCAGATTGCCCCAGGCGCCGTCCTTGCCTTCTATCACGCCACCGATCGCGGCGACGGTGTCGCGGGCGTCAGCCGCCTGGCCGACGAAGGGGATGAAGCCGCCGACGACCTGTCCCGCCGTGGCGGACCAGCTGTCATTGTCAGCGAAATCGCCCTTCACCAAGCCTTCGAAGAAAGACCCCACACCCTCTTCCGACGCCTTCTGTGTCGGTTCGGCTGGCGTGGTGGACGGCGCATTGCCCGTGACGGTGATCGTTTCCAATTGCGTCGGCGGCGTTAGTTGCGCTTCGATCTCTGCCGTGATGGCAGCGGGATCGGTGGTGCCGAGCCGCGCGGCGGTGGCGTCCCATGCTTCCTTGTAGCCAAGGCCAGCGGGCTGCGTACCCCATGTTGCGACCGCGGGCGCATCGGGGAAATCGCCGACGGCAAATTCCTGCCCCTCGATCGTCGCGCCAAAGGCGGCATTGTCGTTCGCGGCCTGCATCGCGGCAGTGAACTGACCCCGTTCGACCGGCGTCATCTGCGCCTCGACAGCGGCGGCGAGCGCGGCCTGCGCCTGCGGGTCGCCCGCCGCGCGGGATTGCACATCGGCCGCCAGCGCGGTTGTATCGAGGGTGCCAGCGGTGCGATGCTCGTTCACCATGTCGGCGGCGACATTGTTCGAAGTGGACGTGTTCGAGCCTGTGGCCGACGAGCCCTGGCCTATGCTGTCTGCAGCTTGCGTACCCATGATCTACACCCTCGATACCTGGTGATTGGGGATGGGGCGACCGGCGGGGAATTGGGGGATCGGCCGCCCCATGCGACGTCAGGCCGAAAGGCCTTGAGCGAACGCCGCATTGGTGAGTGCGTTGACGAAGCCGAACAGCAGGAAGCTGCTGACCTGCTGGCTGACCTCGCCCAGGCTAGGCGTGTCGCTGCCGGGACCGTAGATCGCGCCGACGCGGGTCATGTTGAGGTCCGCCTGCGTCGCGATGTCGCCGGTCAGTTCCGACCGCCAGCCAGCGCCGGTCGCATTTTCCTGTAATACGAAGCCATCACCTTTCAGCGCATCGAGCATCTGGCCATCGTTCGACATGGCGATGTTGAGATCGCCGATCCGGTTCTGGCTGATGCCATCGACGACGATCGCCTGATCGCCCTTCGTAATCGTCAGCTGGCTTGCGACATATTCATTGGGGTTTTCGGCAAACTGTTCGGTGTCGATCGTAATCTTCGTGCCGTTTTCCAGCTGGAATGTCGTCTTGCCCCAGAAATCGAAAGCATGGGTCCCATCGATATCGACATGGGGATCGCCCCAGATGCGGGTCGTTTCGCCCGTATTGTCGTTGTAGATGCGGATTTCCGAATTACGTTCGTCCAGTTCGAGCGAATAGCCATCACCCAGATCGATCGAGCCCTCGCTCTCATTCTGCATGGAGGCGCTCCATTGCGCGCCATCGGTAGGCACGAAGCTGGACGTCGCGCTATCGGTGGCCTGCTGCATCGTGCCGCCCTGCATCTGGAACAGCATCGGCAGGGTGGCGGAGGCAAAGGCGCTGGCCAGCAGGGGCTGGAAATAGCTGGCCATGATCCCGGCGGCGAGCTGGGTCGAAACACCGGCCATCAGCGAGTTGGCCTCAGCAGCATTGAAGCCGGGATTGAAATTGAGATTGAACGTGTTGTTGATGATCGTGGTCATGTCCGTTCCCTCTTGTGTCGCAAGCCGGTGTCAGGCCGACAATGATGTCGGGCGTGCGCCCTCCAGCGCTGTTCGGGCCTGATCCAGGCCATCGATGACGGCAGAAATGTCCCGGGCGCTCGACAATGTGGACGCGCCGATCGCACCATCCACCAGATCCAGCGTGCGGCCGTCGGCATAGGCGGCCATGTCCGTTGCGACGGCGCCCGCGAAATCCTCTATCGCGCGGGTCAGCGCCCCCATGTCGGCGGCCGACCCGCCACCAAAGGCTGCACCGATGCCGTCGGCCATGGCGCGCAGGCCATAAACATCGCCCTGCCCGGGCGCTGAGAGCGGGATCAGGCCGAAGCTGCCCGCGACCTGCGAGACGACATGACAGGCCAGGGTACGAACGCCGTCCGCGATGCCCGCGCCGCTCGCTTCGCCTGCGCCCGTGGCGCCGATCGCGCCGAGGGGGCTGGCGCCGCTGATGCTGGGATCGATGGTCATGGCCTGTCTCTTTTCCGGGGCGGCGGGGTGCCGCCTTGTCTGAAAGCATAAGAGCAGATCGGGGGTGGCGATGCGCTCCGCGATCCGACTAGGCGGCTAGTCGGATCGACTAGCGCGGCTATCTGCGGCGGAAACCATCGTCTGT
This window of the Sphingobium sp. CR2-8 genome carries:
- a CDS encoding DUF1521 domain-containing protein yields the protein MTTIINNTFNLNFNPGFNAAEANSLMAGVSTQLAAGIMASYFQPLLASAFASATLPMLFQMQGGTMQQATDSATSSFVPTDGAQWSASMQNESEGSIDLGDGYSLELDERNSEIRIYNDNTGETTRIWGDPHVDIDGTHAFDFWGKTTFQLENGTKITIDTEQFAENPNEYVASQLTITKGDQAIVVDGISQNRIGDLNIAMSNDGQMLDALKGDGFVLQENATGAGWRSELTGDIATQADLNMTRVGAIYGPGSDTPSLGEVSQQVSSFLLFGFVNALTNAAFAQGLSA